A region of the Litchfieldia alkalitelluris genome:
ATTTCTTGATGCTGCAGGAATTCGAGCATCAACTAGTTCAATTACGATATCAATTAACTTTAATTTTTCCGTAACTTGACGTCTCGCCTTTGCCATATGTCCCGGAAACCACTGTATTGTCATTACTCCACCAACTTTTGTCAATTCATTGTTTGTTCTTTATTATTGGACCATTTACTAAATTTTAGTCAACAAGTCTTATATCAGCAAAAGGCCAGTAGACCATATTCGTTTTACCTAAAACTTCATCGATAGGAACCGGTCCAATATGACGACTGTCTCTACTGTAGCGACGATTATCACCCATAACAAAAATATGCCCTTCTGGTACTACTATCTCAAACGGTTCTGTAAGTGGACCGTCAAAAACATCTTGTTTATATGTATCTAAATAAGGTTCTGTGTAGGATTTACCGTTAATGAATAGGATATCTTCTTTATATTCAATATGGTCGCCAGGTAATCCAATTATTCTCTTAATGTAATCTTTCTCTTCAGTTGCATGAAAAACAACGATATCGAACCTTTTTGGACTACCAATTAAGTAGCCAATTTTATTAACTAGCATTCGATCCTTATCCTGAAGTGTCGGCATCATCGAATATCCGTCAACCACAATCGGCGCGAATAAGAAATAGCGTATTACTGCAGCCAATATTACTGCAATTGCTAATGCTTTTAACCATTCTAAAAGCTCGTTTTTTTGACGAGTCATCGCTCCTCCACCTAACCCTTTATTTTTCTTGACAATAATTCAATTTCAAACTCTATAGTTCTTATGTGTGTCTTAGTTACATTCGCTAAGTTCCATAGTGGTGCGAATATTTAATTAGCATGGATGTCTACCCTGAAATCAATTATGTAAAACGGCTATTCGCTCCGTTATCGTTGGAGCAGAATAATTAGCCTATATCTAATGTATATATGTTTATTATAAATTGTTTAGATAGAAAATAAAAGGAGCTTGTATTAAACACAAGCCCC
Encoded here:
- the lepB gene encoding signal peptidase I; protein product: MTRQKNELLEWLKALAIAVILAAVIRYFLFAPIVVDGYSMMPTLQDKDRMLVNKIGYLIGSPKRFDIVVFHATEEKDYIKRIIGLPGDHIEYKEDILFINGKSYTEPYLDTYKQDVFDGPLTEPFEIVVPEGHIFVMGDNRRYSRDSRHIGPVPIDEVLGKTNMVYWPFADIRLVD